In a single window of the Microbacterium sp. SL75 genome:
- a CDS encoding MgtC/SapB family protein — translation MADLDFVLRLLLAAGCGVLIGLERQYRSRTAGLRTQALVAMGAAAFVLFGSELGVGQGSLQIAAYVVSGVGFLGGGVILRQGLSVQGLNTAATLWCSAAVGCLAAGGLVVPALTMTALVLLVHVLLRPLGRLVDRAPDANAETIGAFVLTVRALEEREQEVRELLSDTLESPDVLVLAMSSHEDDGVDEEPAGVILDAELLIEGDAPEFLDAVTTRLSRDTGVRAMSWRAEDSPITVRTRRRFGRG, via the coding sequence ATGGCTGATCTCGACTTCGTGCTGCGCCTGCTGCTGGCAGCGGGGTGCGGCGTGCTCATCGGTTTGGAGCGGCAGTATCGCTCCCGCACGGCGGGCCTTCGCACGCAGGCGCTCGTGGCCATGGGAGCTGCCGCTTTCGTCCTCTTCGGCAGCGAGCTGGGGGTGGGCCAGGGCTCGCTGCAGATCGCCGCCTACGTCGTCTCGGGAGTCGGTTTTCTCGGCGGTGGTGTGATCCTCCGGCAGGGCCTGTCCGTGCAGGGACTCAACACCGCTGCGACCCTGTGGTGCTCGGCGGCCGTCGGGTGCCTGGCCGCGGGCGGGCTGGTGGTGCCGGCGCTGACGATGACGGCGCTGGTGCTCCTCGTGCACGTCCTCCTCCGCCCGCTCGGTCGCCTCGTCGACCGCGCCCCCGACGCCAACGCCGAGACGATCGGGGCATTCGTCCTCACGGTGCGCGCGCTCGAGGAGCGCGAGCAAGAAGTGCGCGAGCTGCTCTCCGACACGCTGGAGTCACCCGATGTCCTCGTGCTCGCGATGTCGAGCCACGAAGACGACGGCGTCGACGAGGAGCCGGCGGGCGTGATCCTCGACGCCGAACTGCTCATCGAGGGAGACGCGCCCGAGTTCCTGGATGCCGTGACCACCCGGCTTTCGCGCGACACCGGTGTGCGCGCGATGTCGTGGAGGGCGGAGGACAGCCCGATCACCGTCCGAACCCGGCGCCGATTCGGGCGGGGCTGA
- a CDS encoding ROK family protein: protein MSHTTPSLPAVTHVLAVDIGGTKVDAALVSASGEVVRASVNRRPTGRENDRDAIAGNVRAAAEAALAAVPGATVTAIGVGSAGPVDLPSRSVSPLNLPLAAGLPVDEVLRGLVDGPIHLALDGTCIALAEHWRGALVGCDDAMAIVVSTGVGGGLVLGGRPVSGASGNAGHLGQTFVRTLEEGEIVAATLEAVAAGPGTVAWARSQGWEGETGLDLAASHAAGDATAIAAVSRSATAVGQAIAAAATLCDLEAVAIAGGFSQVAPDYVDQVRAAAQAASLHAYARRCRIVGSGLDGDGPLLGAAALALQS from the coding sequence ATGTCGCACACCACCCCGTCCCTGCCCGCCGTCACCCATGTGCTCGCCGTCGACATCGGCGGGACCAAGGTCGACGCGGCCCTGGTCTCGGCCTCCGGCGAGGTGGTCCGCGCGAGCGTGAACCGACGCCCCACCGGCCGTGAGAACGACCGCGACGCCATCGCCGGAAACGTCCGCGCGGCCGCCGAAGCCGCGCTCGCCGCCGTACCGGGAGCCACGGTCACCGCGATCGGCGTCGGCAGCGCGGGCCCGGTCGACCTGCCCTCGCGCTCGGTGTCGCCCCTGAACCTCCCGCTGGCGGCGGGGCTGCCCGTCGACGAGGTGCTGCGCGGGCTGGTCGACGGCCCCATCCATCTCGCGCTCGACGGCACCTGCATCGCCCTCGCCGAGCACTGGCGCGGGGCCCTCGTCGGCTGCGACGACGCGATGGCCATCGTCGTGTCGACCGGCGTGGGCGGCGGCCTCGTCCTCGGTGGTCGTCCCGTCAGCGGAGCGAGCGGCAACGCCGGCCACTTGGGCCAGACCTTCGTCCGCACCCTCGAGGAGGGCGAGATCGTGGCGGCGACGCTCGAGGCCGTCGCCGCGGGGCCCGGGACCGTCGCGTGGGCGAGGTCGCAGGGCTGGGAGGGCGAGACCGGTCTGGATCTCGCCGCTTCGCACGCGGCGGGGGATGCCACCGCCATCGCCGCCGTGAGCCGTTCGGCGACCGCGGTCGGCCAGGCCATCGCCGCGGCCGCCACGCTGTGCGACCTCGAGGCCGTGGCCATCGCCGGCGGTTTCTCGCAGGTCGCCCCCGATTACGTCGACCAGGTGCGCGCCGCAGCCCAGGCCGCGTCGCTGCACGCCTATGCGAGGCGGTGCCGCATCGTCGGTTCGGGTCTCGACGGCGATGGACCGTTGCTGGGCGCGGCCGCACTGGCGCTGCAGTCCTGA
- a CDS encoding DUF58 domain-containing protein has product MSTGVKRLWPFTLRGTGAVLLAVAGFVIAQRAGIPELLYFATLLVALLAVSAIALLLTRGTGSVSRVVTPETPEVGGPATVVVRTTLSSALPTGPGRWSDTLPAGLTGHARGTSAPIASTLSGAAGTVEVRYDVVGASRGIHSIGPLEVTTTDPFGLVRRRIALGRATSVTVAPAIVDLAPLPSASGEAGGTRQTAALQLGQGADNLVARPYAPGDSMRRIHWRATAHRDTLMVRQEEQESSPAATVVIDRALSRWSPLAAHAPGSDPAFETAVTACVSAIAHLVHEGYTVDVVDSDGTLLTDPVEGGDDVEARAAAAGFASLRARADDASHRVVPVTVSALLGPVVVITGNLQPEDHAALGAVGTHSALPVLIVVAEHAQLDAVRTAGWRAAHLRPGADVALAWDDAMEQGYARVGR; this is encoded by the coding sequence GTGAGCACCGGCGTGAAGCGCCTGTGGCCCTTCACCCTGCGGGGCACGGGGGCCGTCCTCCTCGCCGTCGCCGGGTTCGTGATCGCGCAGCGCGCCGGCATCCCGGAACTGCTGTACTTCGCCACCCTGCTCGTGGCTCTGCTGGCGGTGTCGGCGATCGCGCTGCTGCTGACGCGCGGCACGGGGTCGGTCTCACGTGTGGTGACGCCCGAGACCCCCGAGGTCGGAGGTCCGGCGACCGTCGTGGTGCGGACGACGCTCTCCAGCGCCCTCCCCACCGGTCCCGGACGATGGAGCGACACGCTTCCGGCGGGACTCACCGGCCATGCCCGGGGGACCTCGGCACCCATCGCCTCGACGCTCTCGGGTGCAGCGGGCACGGTCGAGGTGCGCTACGACGTGGTCGGCGCTTCGCGCGGCATCCACTCGATCGGTCCTCTCGAAGTGACGACCACCGATCCCTTCGGCCTGGTGCGCCGTCGCATCGCCCTCGGCCGGGCGACCTCCGTGACGGTGGCCCCGGCGATCGTCGATCTGGCTCCGCTCCCCTCGGCGTCGGGTGAGGCGGGCGGCACGCGCCAGACCGCGGCCCTGCAGCTGGGACAGGGGGCCGACAACCTCGTCGCCCGTCCCTACGCGCCGGGCGATTCGATGCGTCGCATCCACTGGCGGGCCACCGCCCACCGCGACACGCTGATGGTGCGCCAGGAGGAGCAGGAGTCCTCGCCGGCCGCCACCGTGGTGATCGACCGCGCGCTCTCGCGGTGGTCGCCGCTGGCCGCCCACGCTCCCGGCAGCGACCCCGCTTTCGAGACGGCGGTGACCGCGTGCGTCTCGGCCATCGCCCACCTCGTGCACGAGGGGTACACCGTCGACGTCGTCGACAGCGACGGCACTCTTCTCACCGACCCGGTCGAAGGCGGCGACGACGTCGAGGCGCGAGCGGCCGCCGCGGGTTTCGCGAGCCTGAGGGCGCGCGCCGACGACGCGTCCCACCGCGTGGTGCCGGTGACCGTCTCGGCTCTGCTGGGTCCCGTCGTCGTCATCACGGGGAACCTGCAGCCCGAGGACCACGCGGCCCTCGGGGCGGTCGGCACGCACTCGGCCCTTCCCGTACTGATCGTGGTGGCCGAGCACGCGCAGCTCGATGCCGTGCGGACCGCCGGCTGGCGCGCGGCGCACCTGCGCCCGGGGGCGGACGTGGCCCTCGCCTGGGACGACGCGATGGAACAGGGGTACGCCCGTGTCGGTCGCTGA
- a CDS encoding transglutaminase TgpA family protein, which translates to MSVADLTVLRTPRRRRDATLLTIGLCAAIAAAMLPVFSVIAPGAWVAGAVLVAGGSLGAGLIVRLSRLPALVASIAEVVVWIVLLTAIFGRSTALFGVIPTPSTFTSVPGLVAQASAEIRDGVAPVPPDEGLAFLLIAAIGALAIVLDHVVLTARMPLLAGVGLVAVSLIPTIAIPSDVDVASFVLLAAALLFLLRVDTRARAAASARRDDRARPAQGRRLFGVSATALGVAAVAVIVAVVATPLLPQPGLRFASGGTGGLGTTINPNLELGNDLRQPRDVEVLKVRTTGPTAPYLRAVTLSRFDGAVWQPDSFDTVPLPSDGAVFDRVGVDGDVALADWTTTLTVDQLDSPWLPVPYPASTVTGLNGDWLGMPQNRTVVTRAGSTREQVYEVQASVPRPTLEQIRSKTVGGTDLDPALTALPADVPAVIGDTAREVTANAQTPYDKLVTLQNWFRGSQFRYSLDAPVDSGFDGAGLDAVAQFLQVRAGYCVHYASAFAVMARTLGIPARIVIGYLPGTASSIPQQGGTEYSVSSSQLHSWPEVYFEGIGWIPFEPTNSLGVPTNFASGSTGNNTTTPDTPSQDAETPADQPSSAPSEAAENDPGAQSTGGGSVTARQSTAWVAPVLGILVLLVLAGIPAVARIVRRRRRLAAARAGDPVAAWTAMLEEAVDLGIPVSSALSPRAFAVLLVEEHGAPSDDVGLLREAVERVSYAGDSLDPARGPGLVAAVTGVRAALDERTAPLRRFLARAYPRSLVVRPGAEAIQRETTAV; encoded by the coding sequence GTGTCGGTCGCTGATCTCACCGTGCTGCGCACTCCCCGCCGTCGCCGCGACGCGACCCTGCTGACCATCGGTCTGTGCGCCGCGATCGCCGCCGCGATGCTGCCGGTCTTCTCGGTCATCGCCCCGGGCGCCTGGGTCGCGGGGGCCGTTCTCGTCGCCGGAGGCTCACTCGGCGCGGGACTGATCGTCCGTCTGTCGCGGCTGCCCGCCCTGGTGGCGAGCATCGCGGAGGTGGTCGTGTGGATCGTGCTGCTCACGGCGATCTTCGGCCGCTCCACGGCCCTGTTCGGTGTCATCCCCACCCCCTCGACCTTCACCTCGGTACCCGGGCTCGTCGCCCAGGCCTCGGCGGAGATCCGCGACGGCGTCGCCCCCGTCCCGCCGGATGAGGGCTTGGCGTTCCTCTTGATCGCCGCGATCGGCGCGCTCGCCATCGTCCTCGACCACGTCGTCCTGACCGCCCGGATGCCGTTGCTCGCCGGAGTGGGCCTGGTCGCTGTCTCGCTCATCCCGACGATCGCGATCCCCTCCGACGTCGATGTCGCGAGCTTCGTGCTGCTGGCGGCTGCTCTGCTCTTCCTGCTGCGGGTCGACACACGGGCACGTGCCGCGGCGTCCGCACGCCGCGACGATCGCGCTCGCCCCGCGCAGGGCCGCCGTCTCTTCGGGGTATCGGCCACCGCCCTGGGGGTCGCGGCCGTGGCTGTGATCGTCGCCGTGGTCGCGACCCCCCTGCTCCCGCAGCCGGGCCTGCGGTTCGCCAGCGGCGGCACGGGCGGCCTGGGTACGACGATCAACCCCAACCTCGAGCTCGGCAACGATCTGCGGCAACCGCGCGACGTCGAGGTGCTGAAGGTGCGCACGACGGGTCCGACGGCGCCGTACCTGCGCGCGGTCACCCTGTCGCGCTTCGACGGTGCCGTCTGGCAGCCCGACAGCTTCGACACCGTCCCGCTGCCCTCGGACGGCGCGGTGTTCGACCGCGTGGGCGTCGACGGCGACGTCGCCCTGGCCGATTGGACGACCACGCTCACCGTCGACCAGCTCGACAGCCCCTGGCTGCCGGTGCCGTACCCGGCCTCGACGGTGACGGGCCTGAACGGCGACTGGCTGGGCATGCCGCAGAACCGCACGGTGGTGACCCGCGCCGGATCCACACGCGAGCAGGTCTACGAGGTGCAGGCGAGCGTCCCCCGCCCGACCCTCGAGCAGATCCGTTCCAAGACCGTCGGCGGAACGGACCTCGACCCCGCGCTGACCGCGCTCCCCGCCGACGTGCCCGCCGTCATCGGCGACACCGCCCGTGAGGTCACCGCGAACGCGCAGACGCCCTACGACAAGCTCGTGACCCTGCAGAACTGGTTCCGCGGCAGCCAGTTCCGCTACTCGCTCGACGCCCCCGTCGATTCCGGGTTCGACGGAGCGGGCCTCGACGCCGTGGCGCAGTTCCTGCAGGTGCGCGCCGGGTACTGCGTGCACTACGCCTCGGCCTTCGCCGTCATGGCCCGCACCCTCGGCATCCCGGCGCGCATCGTCATCGGCTATCTTCCGGGCACCGCCTCGAGCATCCCTCAGCAGGGCGGCACCGAGTACTCCGTCAGCTCCAGCCAGCTGCACTCCTGGCCCGAGGTGTACTTCGAGGGCATCGGGTGGATCCCGTTCGAGCCGACGAACAGCCTCGGCGTGCCCACGAACTTCGCCTCGGGCTCCACCGGGAACAACACGACCACCCCCGACACCCCGAGCCAGGATGCCGAGACCCCGGCCGATCAGCCCTCGTCGGCGCCGTCGGAGGCCGCCGAGAACGACCCCGGGGCGCAGAGCACCGGCGGCGGTTCGGTGACCGCGCGTCAGAGCACGGCGTGGGTCGCCCCGGTCCTCGGGATCCTCGTGCTGCTGGTGCTCGCCGGGATCCCGGCCGTCGCCCGGATCGTGCGGCGTCGCCGACGCCTCGCCGCCGCGCGCGCGGGCGACCCGGTGGCCGCGTGGACGGCGATGCTCGAGGAGGCGGTGGATCTCGGCATCCCGGTCTCGTCTGCGCTGTCTCCGCGCGCCTTCGCGGTACTGCTCGTCGAGGAGCATGGCGCACCGTCCGACGACGTCGGTCTTCTCCGCGAGGCCGTCGAACGGGTGAGCTACGCGGGCGACAGCCTTGACCCCGCTCGGGGACCCGGTCTCGTCGCCGCCGTCACGGGCGTGCGTGCGGCTCTCGATGAGAGAACTGCACCGCTGCGCCGGTTCCTCGCGCGGGCGTACCCTCGCTCGCTCGTCGTTCGGCCCGGCGCCGAAGCGATCCAGCGAGAGACCACCGCCGTCTGA
- a CDS encoding acetamidase/formamidase family protein: MTVDHWLGKDHGRPGYDASVPPVLRLRPGTGETIAFETDDAVYAELHDHGDLGALRAPINPVTGPVYVEGAKPGDALAVHVHEIRLGDYGWSQSLPGAGALQHRMPERVISRRIPIDAEGVHLTDRHVVPARPMIGCIGTAPASGRNSTVMPTTALGGNMDLTDVAPGATVYLPVEVEGALLSIGDIHAVMARGESSFVAIEAAGVAVVSIDLIADAALRAPRVETDEEWIFVGLGDPVQESIRRGYEDVFDELVDARGWDRMDAYAVMSALVHSELGGPTGSEAPDPLHPFRAVGAVTLHRLPKSVL, encoded by the coding sequence ATGACCGTCGACCACTGGCTCGGCAAGGATCACGGTCGTCCCGGCTACGACGCATCGGTGCCTCCGGTGCTGCGCCTACGGCCCGGGACCGGTGAGACGATCGCCTTCGAGACCGACGACGCGGTCTACGCCGAGCTCCACGACCACGGCGATCTCGGTGCGCTGCGGGCGCCGATCAACCCGGTGACCGGGCCCGTGTACGTCGAGGGCGCCAAGCCGGGCGATGCCCTCGCCGTGCACGTGCACGAGATCCGCCTCGGCGACTACGGCTGGTCGCAGAGCCTCCCCGGCGCGGGCGCGCTGCAGCACCGCATGCCCGAGCGCGTCATCAGCCGTCGCATCCCGATCGACGCCGAGGGCGTGCATCTCACCGACCGGCACGTGGTTCCCGCGCGACCCATGATCGGGTGCATCGGAACGGCTCCCGCGTCGGGGCGCAACTCCACCGTGATGCCCACGACCGCTCTCGGCGGCAACATGGATCTCACCGACGTCGCTCCGGGGGCCACGGTCTACCTGCCCGTCGAGGTCGAGGGCGCGCTCCTGTCGATCGGTGACATCCACGCCGTGATGGCCCGCGGCGAGTCGTCGTTCGTCGCCATCGAGGCGGCGGGCGTCGCCGTGGTCTCGATCGATCTCATCGCGGATGCCGCTCTGCGGGCGCCCCGGGTCGAGACCGACGAGGAGTGGATCTTCGTCGGCCTCGGAGACCCGGTCCAGGAGAGCATCCGGCGCGGGTACGAAGACGTCTTCGACGAGCTCGTCGACGCGCGGGGATGGGACCGCATGGATGCCTACGCGGTCATGAGCGCGCTCGTGCACAGCGAGCTGGGCGGCCCGACCGGCTCCGAGGCGCCCGACCCGCTGCACCCGTTCCGGGCGGTGGGGGCGGTGACGCTGCACAGGTTGCCGAAAAGCGTGCTCTGA
- a CDS encoding antitoxin VbhA family protein: METTAVRAKSVEAAIHSAEIEGLSISKATLTDADAYVAGKIDSTELVDRVRSRYGLS, from the coding sequence ATGGAGACCACCGCAGTGCGGGCGAAGAGCGTCGAGGCGGCGATCCACAGCGCCGAGATCGAGGGACTGAGTATCAGCAAGGCGACCCTCACCGACGCCGATGCGTATGTTGCCGGGAAGATCGACTCGACTGAGCTTGTCGACCGGGTGCGCAGCAGGTATGGCCTCTCCTGA
- a CDS encoding AAA family ATPase, protein MDETVTPEATTRLRRADAPTGSARPGVDTPLDAASFARLTGDILASVSTVIDGKPDAVRSALIALLAEGHLLIEDVPGVGKTMLARALAATVDADVRRIQFTPDLLPGDITGVSVFNPVQRQFEFTPGAVFAHIVIADEINRSSPKTQSSLLEAMEERQVTVDGRTHVLPSPFLVVATQNPFEMEGTYVLPEAQRDRFLLRISMGYPDAAAEALMLRQRDAVNPLDALTPVVTARQVTALIAWARGVHVAPALEDYVVALAQATRSHPDIRLGASPRATLQLVRAAKVRAALDGRAYVIPDDITALLSPVFAHRLIANRSAAGGRAGAAVVADALERIATSVRVPLAPRP, encoded by the coding sequence ATGGACGAGACCGTCACGCCCGAGGCGACCACGCGGCTGCGCCGCGCAGACGCCCCCACCGGCTCGGCTCGGCCCGGTGTCGACACCCCTCTCGACGCGGCGTCTTTCGCCCGGCTGACCGGGGACATTCTGGCCTCGGTGTCGACCGTCATCGACGGCAAGCCGGACGCCGTGCGCAGCGCCCTCATCGCGCTGCTCGCCGAGGGCCATCTGCTGATCGAAGACGTCCCGGGCGTCGGCAAGACGATGCTCGCGCGGGCACTGGCTGCCACGGTCGACGCGGACGTGCGCCGCATCCAGTTCACTCCCGACCTCCTGCCGGGCGACATCACCGGCGTGTCGGTCTTCAACCCCGTGCAGCGGCAGTTCGAGTTCACCCCGGGCGCGGTGTTCGCGCACATCGTCATCGCCGACGAGATCAACCGCTCCTCCCCCAAGACGCAGTCGTCGCTGCTCGAGGCCATGGAGGAGCGCCAGGTCACGGTCGACGGCCGCACGCACGTGCTCCCCTCGCCGTTCCTGGTCGTCGCGACCCAGAACCCGTTCGAGATGGAGGGCACGTACGTGCTCCCCGAGGCCCAGCGCGACCGTTTCCTGCTGCGGATCTCGATGGGATACCCGGATGCCGCGGCCGAGGCGCTCATGCTCCGCCAGCGCGACGCGGTGAACCCTCTCGACGCCCTGACACCGGTCGTGACCGCGCGTCAGGTGACCGCGCTGATCGCCTGGGCACGTGGCGTGCACGTGGCTCCCGCTCTCGAGGACTACGTCGTCGCCCTCGCGCAAGCCACCCGCAGTCACCCCGACATCCGTCTGGGGGCGAGCCCGCGCGCGACCCTGCAGCTCGTGCGCGCCGCCAAGGTGCGCGCCGCTCTCGACGGGCGCGCGTACGTCATCCCCGATGACATCACCGCTCTGCTGTCACCGGTCTTCGCACACCGCCTGATCGCCAACCGTTCGGCCGCGGGCGGGCGGGCCGGGGCCGCGGTCGTCGCCGACGCGCTCGAGCGCATCGCGACGAGCGTGCGCGTTCCTCTCGCCCCGCGGCCGTGA
- a CDS encoding APC family permease, which yields MSHHAPEAQQSLESFGYKQELKRSMSTLDLVVYGLVFMVPIAPWAIFGVVFNAASGMVPLVYLTGVIAMIFTALAYAQMSKAFPIAGSVFSYVGRGLHPTVGFFAGWAILLDYLLVPTLLYVFAASSMAGIFPDVPQWIWAVVFVVVNTVINVLGIGSIKIANRVMLAIQLAFVVIFVVIAMIALSSGTIPGAEFTMAPLWDAEKVNPALIATALSIAVLSFLGFDGISTMAEESTGDRKSGGRAMIIALLVVAVLFIAQTWFASALAAGTIEFGDDEVNNAFFLLVAKAAGSGWATAFLAVNVIAVGIANAVAAQAATSRLLYSMSRDRRLPAFLSKVTSRQVPMAAILMVSAISLVLVLFFVGQIAVISSLVNFGALLGFMLLHVSVAAYYLGKKKSKNYLLHLVVPLVGFLIIGYVLLNADMTAKVGGILWLVVGGIVYLIFARKHGGAAGPLPEHATSTAGEGGGEVAPR from the coding sequence ATGTCGCATCACGCCCCCGAGGCCCAGCAGTCGCTGGAGTCCTTCGGCTACAAGCAGGAGCTCAAGCGCTCCATGTCCACCCTCGACCTCGTGGTCTACGGTCTCGTCTTCATGGTGCCCATCGCGCCGTGGGCGATCTTCGGCGTCGTGTTCAACGCCGCGAGCGGCATGGTGCCGCTGGTCTACCTCACCGGGGTCATCGCGATGATCTTCACCGCCCTCGCCTACGCGCAGATGTCGAAGGCGTTCCCGATCGCGGGCTCGGTGTTCTCGTACGTCGGTCGGGGTCTGCACCCCACCGTGGGCTTCTTCGCCGGGTGGGCGATCCTGCTCGACTACCTGCTCGTGCCGACCCTGCTCTACGTCTTCGCGGCGTCGTCGATGGCGGGGATCTTCCCCGATGTCCCGCAGTGGATCTGGGCCGTGGTCTTCGTCGTCGTCAACACGGTGATCAACGTCCTCGGCATCGGCTCCATCAAGATCGCGAACCGCGTCATGCTCGCCATCCAGCTCGCCTTCGTGGTGATCTTCGTCGTCATCGCGATGATCGCGCTCTCGTCCGGCACGATCCCGGGCGCCGAGTTCACGATGGCGCCGCTCTGGGACGCCGAGAAGGTCAACCCCGCCCTCATCGCCACCGCCCTCTCGATCGCGGTGCTGAGCTTCCTCGGCTTCGACGGCATCTCGACGATGGCCGAGGAGTCCACGGGGGACCGGAAGTCCGGCGGACGCGCGATGATCATCGCCCTGCTCGTGGTCGCGGTGCTCTTCATCGCGCAGACGTGGTTCGCGAGCGCCCTGGCCGCCGGCACCATCGAGTTCGGCGACGACGAGGTCAACAACGCGTTCTTCCTGCTGGTGGCCAAGGCCGCCGGCAGCGGGTGGGCCACGGCGTTCCTCGCGGTCAACGTCATCGCGGTGGGTATTGCCAACGCGGTGGCGGCGCAGGCCGCGACCTCGCGCCTGCTGTACTCGATGAGCCGTGACCGGCGCCTCCCCGCCTTCCTGTCGAAGGTGACCTCTCGCCAGGTTCCGATGGCCGCCATCCTGATGGTCAGCGCCATCTCGCTGGTGCTCGTGCTGTTCTTCGTCGGCCAGATCGCCGTGATCTCGTCGCTGGTGAACTTCGGCGCCCTGCTCGGCTTCATGCTGCTGCACGTGTCGGTGGCGGCGTACTACCTCGGCAAGAAGAAGTCGAAGAACTATCTGCTGCACCTCGTCGTGCCGCTGGTCGGCTTCCTCATCATCGGTTACGTGCTGCTCAACGCCGACATGACCGCCAAGGTCGGCGGCATCCTGTGGCTCGTCGTCGGGGGGATCGTGTACCTGATCTTCGCCCGCAAGCACGGGGGAGCCGCCGGTCCTCTGCCCGAGCACGCCACGTCCACCGCCGGTGAAGGCGGGGGAGAGGTCGCCCCTCGATGA
- a CDS encoding helix-turn-helix domain-containing protein, with protein sequence MRQFTFPNGVTVGCYADIDVHLDAIATLRVGAVLESVAPYLSGEAALIVFSESAEEALGLPPDPLRRRMRDRTAGGEAMWFDTAPNRVSLSIEFPPMDDADEVESMMRRSASSWRSLHFESATFRSHSEGDEIEVTFTPDVGVEMRELARDCMRVIASVRGTMLSVDSPHGAMQSLLSHAWESFRGVPESSWLEAKAKLWGVDSAAGQFELALDVASFANSPAGGVIVVGFTTTRDEFDRDVITNVDGIRNIDAAVPRVEEIINRYITPHPRDLRVEVIERGDHRVLVVYIPPQPDEHLPHLVLGGTLATGKYFGGGFSWVERRGTSKRSVSLAEVQQLLRTNRAPGATPPN encoded by the coding sequence ATGCGCCAATTCACGTTCCCGAACGGAGTAACGGTCGGTTGCTATGCGGACATAGACGTGCACCTTGACGCCATCGCGACACTCCGTGTTGGAGCGGTGCTCGAGTCGGTCGCGCCCTACCTCTCCGGCGAAGCAGCGCTGATTGTGTTCTCAGAATCCGCGGAAGAAGCCCTCGGCCTCCCACCAGACCCGCTTCGCAGACGAATGAGAGATCGCACGGCGGGAGGTGAAGCCATGTGGTTTGACACCGCGCCCAACCGCGTCTCGCTATCCATAGAATTTCCGCCGATGGATGACGCCGACGAAGTCGAATCGATGATGAGGCGAAGCGCGAGCTCGTGGCGAAGCCTCCATTTCGAGTCGGCCACCTTCCGTTCTCACTCGGAAGGCGACGAAATTGAGGTGACGTTCACCCCAGACGTTGGCGTCGAGATGCGCGAGCTCGCACGTGATTGCATGCGGGTCATCGCGAGCGTCCGCGGAACGATGCTGTCTGTCGACTCTCCACACGGCGCGATGCAGTCCCTCCTTTCCCACGCGTGGGAGTCATTCCGGGGAGTACCAGAATCATCATGGCTAGAGGCAAAGGCAAAGCTGTGGGGTGTGGACAGCGCAGCCGGTCAATTCGAACTTGCCCTCGATGTCGCCAGCTTCGCCAACTCACCGGCGGGCGGCGTCATTGTCGTCGGGTTCACGACAACGCGGGACGAGTTTGATCGTGATGTGATCACTAACGTGGACGGCATTCGGAACATCGATGCGGCAGTCCCTCGCGTCGAAGAGATCATCAATCGATACATCACACCTCACCCTCGGGATCTGAGGGTCGAAGTGATTGAGCGCGGCGATCATCGCGTTCTCGTTGTCTATATCCCCCCACAGCCCGACGAGCACCTCCCCCATTTAGTCCTTGGCGGCACTCTTGCTACCGGGAAGTATTTCGGAGGCGGGTTCAGCTGGGTTGAGAGACGGGGCACATCGAAACGCTCGGTCTCGCTCGCCGAAGTTCAGCAGCTGCTCCGAACGAACCGCGCGCCTGGTGCGACCCCACCGAATTGA
- a CDS encoding Fic/DOC family protein, which translates to MASPEVVDPYLIPGTNVLRNLLGLTSAADLSAAEADLSFVRALQLLDEPVPATNDLRELQRIHLHLFQDIYDWAGQVRTIDVRKNVPGAEFFLPVGYIEHAASICFAALAEDNHLSGLRRDEFVEHIAHHYEKINYIHPFREGNGRVQRIYWNRVALAAGWQLDWRPVHGDENHLAARAGSDQQDLGPLVRMFDKVVTLPDDETRADWSADEIQRLAIRPDLT; encoded by the coding sequence ATGGCCTCTCCTGAAGTCGTCGATCCGTATCTGATACCGGGAACCAACGTCCTGAGGAACCTCCTCGGGCTCACCTCCGCAGCTGATCTCAGCGCCGCCGAGGCAGACCTCTCCTTCGTGAGAGCACTGCAGCTGCTGGATGAACCGGTTCCGGCGACAAACGATCTGCGCGAGCTGCAACGGATCCACCTTCACCTCTTCCAGGACATCTACGACTGGGCTGGGCAGGTGAGGACGATCGACGTACGGAAGAATGTTCCTGGCGCCGAGTTCTTCCTCCCCGTCGGCTACATTGAGCACGCCGCCAGCATCTGCTTCGCGGCACTCGCCGAGGACAATCATCTCTCCGGGCTACGCCGCGACGAGTTCGTCGAGCATATTGCCCATCACTACGAGAAAATCAACTACATCCACCCCTTCAGAGAGGGCAACGGACGAGTGCAGCGCATCTACTGGAATCGCGTCGCACTAGCCGCGGGGTGGCAACTCGACTGGCGCCCCGTCCACGGTGACGAGAACCATCTCGCGGCGCGCGCCGGGTCCGATCAGCAAGATCTCGGACCCCTCGTTCGCATGTTCGACAAAGTCGTCACGTTGCCGGACGACGAGACGCGCGCGGACTGGTCAGCCGACGAGATCCAACGCTTGGCGATACGCCCCGACCTGACCTGA